One Aliiroseovarius sediminilitoris DNA window includes the following coding sequences:
- a CDS encoding SLAC1 anion channel family protein: MSQHISSDPDPITPPAEHSRLAQFPVTFFAIVMGLVGLALTLHAGAPAAPWLAQASSLVLLIAIAVFLVIAGIYVAKALRYPAMVAEEWHHPVKIAFFPTITVSLLLVATAIFPYDETLATWIWLAGVAGQGVLTIAVVTGWISHRSFQVGHLTPAWFIPAVGNVIVPILGARIGYIETSWLFFSGGIIFWIVLLTLVMNRLIFHDPMAARLFPTMVILIAPPAVAFLAYVSMTGTVDGFARILLNAGYIFAILVVAQVSKLTKLPFALSWWALSFPLAALSIASFRFSQLDGSRGHQTLGVLILIFLVLMVAGLVLRTGQAIARGEVCRPE; this comes from the coding sequence ATGTCCCAACATATTTCCAGCGACCCGGATCCCATCACGCCTCCAGCCGAACACAGTCGGCTCGCCCAGTTTCCCGTTACCTTCTTTGCGATTGTCATGGGGCTGGTCGGATTGGCGCTGACCCTGCATGCGGGCGCCCCGGCGGCACCGTGGCTGGCCCAGGCGTCATCCCTTGTTTTACTGATCGCAATCGCGGTTTTTCTGGTGATTGCGGGGATCTACGTCGCCAAGGCCCTGCGTTATCCGGCGATGGTCGCCGAGGAATGGCATCACCCGGTGAAAATTGCCTTCTTCCCGACGATCACGGTATCGCTGCTTTTGGTGGCGACAGCGATCTTTCCCTATGATGAAACACTGGCCACCTGGATCTGGCTCGCCGGTGTGGCGGGACAGGGCGTTCTGACCATTGCGGTCGTGACGGGCTGGATCAGTCATCGCAGTTTTCAGGTCGGACACCTGACTCCGGCGTGGTTCATTCCTGCCGTCGGCAACGTGATTGTGCCCATCCTTGGTGCCCGCATCGGGTATATCGAAACTTCGTGGCTGTTTTTTTCCGGCGGTATCATCTTTTGGATCGTATTGCTGACATTGGTTATGAACCGATTGATCTTCCACGACCCCATGGCGGCCCGGCTTTTTCCGACGATGGTGATCCTGATCGCACCGCCCGCCGTCGCATTTCTGGCCTATGTCAGCATGACCGGGACAGTCGATGGCTTTGCGCGCATATTGCTGAATGCGGGCTATATCTTTGCAATACTGGTGGTCGCACAGGTGTCGAAACTGACCAAACTTCCCTTTGCGCTCAGCTGGTGGGCCTTGAGCTTTCCGCTGGCCGCGCTCTCGATCGCGTCCTTCCGCTTTTCGCAATTGGATGGATCGCGTGGACACCAAACCCTGGGGGTTTTGATCCTGATTTTTCTGGTTCTTATGGTCGCTGGTCTTGTATTGCGCACAGGGCAAGCAATCGCACGGGGCGAGGTTTGCCGACCAGAATAG
- a CDS encoding PaaI family thioesterase, with protein sequence MQLKMSRDQLQSFLEEAFPQVAPDFEIADVAPMQITVRTRIGDKHLRPGGTVSGPTMFALADVSIYLAILAMIGPKALAVTTNCSIDFMRKPAANTSLVAHARLHKLGRVLAVGDVLIHSEGNDAPVARASLTYSIPPERT encoded by the coding sequence ATGCAGTTGAAAATGTCGCGCGACCAGCTTCAATCCTTCCTGGAGGAAGCGTTTCCCCAAGTCGCGCCGGATTTCGAGATCGCAGATGTCGCTCCGATGCAGATCACAGTGCGCACCCGGATCGGCGACAAACATCTGCGTCCCGGTGGCACGGTGTCGGGGCCGACGATGTTTGCATTGGCGGATGTGTCGATCTATCTGGCGATCCTTGCGATGATCGGACCAAAGGCGCTGGCCGTCACTACCAATTGCTCGATTGATTTCATGCGCAAACCCGCGGCCAACACCAGTCTTGTCGCCCACGCACGTTTACACAAACTGGGACGGGTTCTGGCGGTCGGGGATGTGTTGATCCACTCAGAGGGCAACGACGCGCCTGTTGCCCGCGCCAGCTTGACCTATTCGATCCCGCCGGAACGGACTTGA
- a CDS encoding enoyl-CoA hydratase, translated as MADPLLIREDAASVARLTLNNPGALNALSDAMLAALKAEFEALAQDDTIRAVVIAGAGKVFCAGHDLKEMTAGRQAEDGGAAYFNDLFDRCAEVMCMIPRLPQPVIAEAHGIATAAGCQLLATCDMAVAAEGTRFGVNGVNIGLFCSTPMVALTRNVPRKVAFEMLTTGEFIDAARAREIGLVNRVVPHENLRAATDELAQSVASKLGAAVKIGKAGFYDQADMSLEAAYAFAGGAMVENMMLRDTEEGISAFIEKRKPDWDRSR; from the coding sequence ATGGCAGACCCACTATTGATCCGTGAGGACGCAGCGTCAGTTGCACGTTTGACCCTGAACAACCCCGGTGCGTTGAACGCGTTGTCGGATGCGATGCTGGCTGCGCTGAAAGCCGAGTTCGAGGCGTTGGCGCAGGACGACACGATCCGCGCCGTGGTGATCGCTGGTGCAGGCAAAGTGTTCTGCGCAGGTCATGACTTGAAAGAGATGACTGCCGGGCGGCAAGCCGAAGACGGTGGGGCTGCCTATTTCAATGACTTGTTCGATCGCTGCGCCGAGGTCATGTGCATGATCCCCCGCCTGCCCCAACCGGTCATTGCCGAGGCCCATGGCATCGCAACAGCGGCCGGTTGTCAGTTGCTGGCGACCTGCGACATGGCCGTGGCGGCCGAGGGCACGCGGTTTGGGGTGAATGGCGTCAATATCGGGCTGTTTTGCTCGACCCCCATGGTGGCGCTGACCCGCAACGTGCCGCGCAAGGTCGCGTTTGAAATGCTGACCACGGGCGAATTCATCGACGCTGCGCGCGCACGCGAGATCGGGCTGGTAAACCGCGTCGTCCCGCACGAAAACTTGCGCGCGGCCACAGATGAACTGGCACAATCCGTGGCTTCGAAGCTGGGCGCTGCGGTCAAGATCGGCAAAGCGGGGTTTTATGATCAGGCCGATATGTCACTGGAGGCGGCCTATGCGTTTGCGGGTGGGGCGATGGTTGAAAACATGATGCTGCGCGACACCGAAGAAGGGATCAGCGCCTTCATCGAAAAACGCAAGCCAGACTGGGACCGGTCCCGCTAG
- a CDS encoding DMT family transporter, protein MPYLILFFAVLAETIGTTALQASQQFSRFWPSVTVVVAYGISFVLLGWALKYMAVGVAYAIWSGLGIVLIACIGYALFGQRLDLPALIGLAMILGGILIIHLFSQSAQH, encoded by the coding sequence ATGCCATACCTGATCCTGTTCTTCGCCGTGCTTGCCGAAACCATCGGCACAACCGCGCTGCAAGCCAGCCAGCAATTCAGCCGGTTCTGGCCATCCGTGACCGTCGTCGTCGCCTATGGCATCAGCTTCGTCCTGTTGGGATGGGCGTTGAAATACATGGCGGTCGGTGTGGCCTATGCGATCTGGTCCGGGTTGGGCATCGTGCTCATCGCCTGTATTGGCTACGCGCTGTTTGGGCAGAGGCTCGACCTGCCTGCGCTGATCGGTCTGGCAATGATCCTTGGTGGTATCCTGATCATCCACCTGTTCTCGCAGTCCGCCCAACATTGA
- the typA gene encoding translational GTPase TypA, whose translation MDLRNIAIIAHVDHGKTTLVDELLKQSGAFRENQAVAERAMDSNDLERERGITIFAKPTSVEWKGTRINIVDTPGHADFGGEVERILSMVDGVVLLVDAAEGPMPQTKFVTSKALALGLRPIVVLNKVDKPDAEPDRALDECFDLFANLGADDDQLDFPHMYASGRNGWADAELDGPRKDLHALFNLIVNHVPAPRQLAHQDEDFTMLATTLGADPFVGRLLTGRVETGRLKVGATVQALSRIGQKIEQFRVTRIQAFRGLGQQDIDEALAGDIVSLAGMSKATVADTICALAVDTPLDAQPIDPPTITVTFGINDSPLAGREGKKVQSRVIRERLMKEAESNVAIKIADTPGGEAFEVSGRGELQMGVLIENMRREGFELSISRPQVIMREVDGETMEPIEEVTVDVDDEYSGVVIEKLTGSRKGEMTEMKPAGAGKTRIIAHVPSRGLIGYHGEFLTDTRGTGVLNRVFHGWAPHKGSIPGRRAGVLISMENGTSVAYALWNLEDRGRMFIGAQENVYQGMIIGEHSRENDLEVNPLKGKKLTNVRASGTDEAVRLTTPITMSLEEAIAYIDNDELVEVTPNSIRLRKRYLDPHERKRQARSSDQ comes from the coding sequence ATGGACCTGCGCAATATCGCGATCATCGCACACGTTGACCACGGCAAGACGACCCTTGTTGACGAGCTTTTGAAACAATCCGGCGCGTTCCGGGAAAATCAGGCCGTGGCGGAACGCGCCATGGATTCAAATGACCTGGAGCGTGAGCGCGGCATCACCATTTTCGCCAAACCCACCTCGGTCGAATGGAAAGGCACGCGGATCAACATCGTTGACACGCCCGGCCACGCCGATTTCGGCGGCGAGGTAGAACGGATCCTGTCCATGGTGGACGGTGTTGTGTTGCTGGTTGACGCCGCCGAAGGCCCAATGCCGCAAACAAAATTCGTGACCTCGAAAGCACTCGCCTTGGGCCTGCGCCCCATCGTGGTTCTGAACAAGGTCGACAAGCCGGATGCCGAACCCGATCGTGCTCTGGATGAATGCTTCGATTTGTTCGCCAATCTGGGTGCCGATGATGACCAGCTCGACTTCCCGCACATGTACGCCTCGGGTCGAAACGGCTGGGCGGATGCCGAGTTGGACGGGCCGCGCAAGGATCTGCACGCGCTCTTTAACCTGATCGTGAACCACGTCCCTGCCCCGCGTCAGCTGGCCCATCAGGACGAAGACTTCACCATGCTCGCCACAACGCTGGGTGCTGACCCGTTCGTCGGTCGATTGCTGACCGGACGTGTGGAAACCGGACGTCTCAAGGTTGGTGCGACCGTGCAAGCCCTGTCGCGCATCGGCCAAAAGATCGAGCAGTTTCGCGTCACCCGTATTCAGGCCTTCCGCGGCCTGGGGCAACAGGACATCGACGAAGCCCTTGCGGGCGACATCGTATCGCTCGCGGGCATGTCAAAGGCCACCGTGGCAGACACGATCTGTGCGCTGGCGGTCGATACACCGCTGGATGCCCAGCCTATCGACCCGCCCACCATTACCGTCACCTTCGGCATCAACGACAGCCCACTGGCGGGCCGCGAAGGCAAGAAGGTGCAATCGCGTGTCATCCGCGAACGCCTGATGAAAGAGGCTGAAAGCAACGTTGCCATCAAGATCGCAGACACCCCCGGCGGTGAAGCCTTCGAAGTCTCGGGCCGTGGCGAATTGCAGATGGGCGTTCTGATCGAAAACATGCGCCGCGAAGGGTTCGAGCTGTCGATCTCGCGCCCGCAGGTGATCATGCGTGAAGTCGATGGTGAGACGATGGAACCCATCGAAGAAGTCACCGTTGACGTGGATGATGAATACTCCGGCGTCGTGATCGAAAAACTGACCGGATCGCGCAAAGGCGAAATGACCGAGATGAAGCCCGCAGGCGCAGGCAAGACCCGGATCATCGCCCATGTGCCGTCGCGTGGTCTGATCGGCTATCACGGCGAGTTTCTGACCGACACGCGCGGCACCGGGGTTCTGAACCGCGTGTTCCACGGCTGGGCGCCCCATAAGGGCTCCATTCCAGGCCGTCGCGCAGGTGTCCTGATCTCGATGGAGAACGGCACATCCGTTGCCTATGCGCTTTGGAACCTTGAAGATCGCGGACGCATGTTCATCGGCGCGCAGGAGAATGTGTATCAGGGCATGATCATCGGCGAACACAGCCGCGAAAACGATCTTGAGGTAAACCCACTGAAAGGCAAGAAGCTGACCAACGTGCGCGCCTCGGGCACGGATGAGGCCGTGCGCCTGACCACCCCGATCACCATGTCGCTGGAAGAAGCCATCGCCTATATCGACAATGATGAATTGGTCGAAGTGACGCCGAACTCGATCCGCCTTCGCAAACGGTATCTGGACCCGCACGAGCGGAAACGGCAGGCGCGGTCGTCAGATCAGTAA
- a CDS encoding DUF1330 domain-containing protein — protein sequence MPALWIAHVTVTDEEAYGKYAALAGPAIAKHGGHFIARGGRYVQLEGKDRPRNVVAKFPSVEAAEGCYRSPEYQEALSHARGASERELLVVETDE from the coding sequence ATGCCCGCCCTTTGGATTGCCCATGTGACCGTTACGGATGAAGAGGCCTATGGCAAATACGCCGCCCTTGCCGGGCCTGCGATTGCGAAACACGGCGGCCATTTCATCGCGCGCGGCGGGCGCTATGTGCAACTGGAGGGCAAGGACCGTCCACGCAATGTGGTGGCGAAATTCCCAAGCGTCGAGGCCGCCGAAGGATGCTATCGCTCGCCCGAATATCAAGAGGCGTTGAGCCACGCGCGCGGGGCGTCAGAGCGCGAATTGTTGGTGGTTGAAACGGACGAATGA
- the alaS gene encoding alanine--tRNA ligase: MASLNDIRSTFLKYFEDNGHTVVDSSPLVPRNDPTLMFVNSGMVQFKNLFTGLETRDYTRATTAQKCVRAGGKHNDLDNVGYTARHHTFFEMLGNFSFGDYFKDEAIPFAWNLITREFGIDPKRLLTTVYHTDDEAFGIWKKVGVPEDRIIRIDTADNFWQMGPTGPCGPCTEIFYDHGDHIWGGPPGSAEEDGDRFIEIWNIVFMQNEQFEDGSMKALDMQSIDTGMGLERIGALLQGSHDNYDTDLFKALIEASAHVTNVAPYGDQNVHHRVIADHLRSTSFLMADGVMPSNEGRGYVLRRIMRRAMRHAHLLGAQDPVMHRLVPELVAQMGQAYPELGRAQTMIEETLLNEETRFKKTLDRGLKLLDDEVSGLPEGAELPGETAFKLYDTYGFPLDLTQDALREKGRGVDQAGFDAAMEEQKARARAAWSGSGEAADATIWFDLAEQHGVTEFLGYDTEHAEGQVLALVADGALTDRATSGDEVQIVVNQTPFYAEAGGQVGDTGLIRTDTGSAHITETKKVADVFIHFAKVDEGEIATGQGAELAVEHLRRTAIRANHSATHLLHEALRNELGDHVAQRGSLNAPDRLRFDFSHNKAVSAQELSNIAREVNTYIRQNAPVETRIMTPDDAREIGAQALFGEKYGDEVRVVSMGHSPTGKGTDGQTYSIELCGGTHVRQTGDIGVCVILSEGASAAGIRRIEALTGKAAVAYIEAEAARASELQGMLKAKPDEVVDRVKALLDDRKALNNEISALKRELAKVAGAGAEAKDIGGVKFLAMTITGVAGKDLQTLVNEQKDALGSGAVLIISDNDGKVAVAAGVTPDMTDRVSAVDLVKAAVPALGGKGGGGRPELAQGGGLDFSGAAAAVAAAEAAIAG; encoded by the coding sequence ATGGCCAGCCTTAACGACATCCGCTCCACCTTTTTGAAATATTTCGAAGATAACGGGCACACGGTTGTGGACAGCTCGCCCCTTGTGCCGCGCAACGATCCGACGCTGATGTTCGTCAATTCGGGCATGGTGCAGTTCAAGAACCTGTTTACGGGGCTTGAGACCCGCGACTATACCCGCGCCACTACGGCACAGAAATGTGTGCGCGCAGGCGGCAAACATAATGATCTGGACAATGTCGGTTACACAGCCCGCCACCACACGTTTTTCGAAATGCTGGGCAATTTCAGTTTCGGAGATTACTTCAAAGATGAAGCGATCCCCTTTGCGTGGAACCTGATCACAAGGGAATTTGGGATTGACCCAAAACGCCTGTTGACCACGGTCTATCACACGGACGATGAGGCCTTTGGGATCTGGAAAAAGGTCGGCGTGCCCGAGGACCGGATCATTCGCATCGATACGGCCGACAATTTCTGGCAGATGGGGCCGACCGGTCCCTGTGGGCCGTGCACCGAAATTTTCTATGATCACGGCGATCACATTTGGGGTGGCCCTCCGGGCAGCGCAGAAGAAGACGGCGACCGGTTCATTGAAATCTGGAACATCGTTTTCATGCAGAATGAACAGTTCGAAGATGGCTCAATGAAGGCGCTGGACATGCAGTCCATCGACACCGGCATGGGGTTGGAACGGATCGGCGCGCTGCTACAAGGCAGCCATGACAACTATGACACCGACCTGTTCAAAGCGCTGATCGAAGCATCGGCACATGTCACGAACGTGGCCCCCTATGGCGATCAGAATGTGCATCATCGGGTGATTGCGGACCACTTGCGCTCGACGTCATTTTTGATGGCGGACGGTGTGATGCCCTCGAACGAAGGGCGTGGCTATGTGCTGCGCCGGATCATGCGCCGCGCGATGCGCCACGCCCATCTGCTGGGCGCGCAAGACCCGGTAATGCACCGTCTTGTGCCCGAATTGGTGGCGCAGATGGGTCAGGCCTATCCCGAACTTGGCCGCGCCCAGACAATGATCGAAGAAACGCTTCTGAACGAAGAAACCCGGTTCAAGAAGACACTCGACCGCGGTTTGAAACTGCTGGATGACGAGGTGTCAGGCCTGCCCGAAGGTGCGGAACTGCCCGGCGAAACTGCATTCAAACTCTATGACACCTATGGGTTCCCCTTGGATCTGACGCAGGATGCGCTGCGGGAAAAGGGACGTGGCGTGGATCAGGCCGGTTTTGACGCCGCGATGGAAGAGCAAAAAGCGCGTGCGCGGGCCGCATGGTCGGGGTCAGGTGAAGCAGCGGATGCGACCATCTGGTTTGATCTGGCCGAACAGCATGGCGTGACTGAATTTCTGGGCTATGACACCGAACATGCCGAGGGGCAGGTTCTGGCACTTGTCGCGGACGGCGCATTGACGGATCGGGCCACATCCGGGGACGAGGTTCAGATTGTCGTGAACCAGACGCCGTTTTATGCCGAGGCTGGCGGTCAGGTGGGCGATACCGGCCTGATCCGCACTGACACCGGGTCGGCCCATATCACCGAGACCAAAAAGGTCGCGGATGTGTTCATCCATTTCGCCAAGGTGGATGAGGGCGAGATTGCCACGGGGCAGGGCGCCGAACTGGCGGTTGAACACCTGCGCCGCACGGCGATCCGCGCCAACCACTCGGCCACGCACCTGCTGCATGAAGCCCTGCGAAACGAGCTGGGTGATCACGTTGCGCAACGCGGGTCGTTAAATGCGCCGGATCGTTTGCGCTTTGATTTCAGCCACAACAAGGCGGTTTCGGCGCAGGAGTTAAGCAACATCGCCCGCGAGGTGAACACCTATATTCGCCAGAACGCGCCTGTCGAAACACGGATCATGACGCCGGATGACGCGCGCGAGATTGGCGCGCAGGCGCTGTTTGGCGAGAAATATGGCGACGAAGTGCGCGTCGTCTCGATGGGTCATTCGCCCACCGGCAAGGGCACTGATGGCCAGACCTATTCCATCGAGCTGTGCGGTGGCACTCATGTCCGCCAGACCGGTGATATTGGCGTATGCGTGATCCTGTCCGAAGGCGCGAGCGCGGCGGGCATTCGCCGGATCGAAGCACTGACCGGCAAGGCTGCTGTTGCCTATATCGAAGCAGAAGCCGCGCGCGCCTCGGAGCTGCAAGGCATGTTGAAAGCCAAGCCGGACGAGGTTGTGGACCGCGTCAAGGCGTTGTTGGACGACCGCAAGGCGCTGAACAATGAGATTTCAGCGTTGAAACGCGAGTTGGCGAAGGTCGCGGGGGCAGGGGCGGAGGCCAAGGATATCGGTGGCGTGAAGTTCCTTGCAATGACCATAACGGGTGTCGCCGGGAAAGACCTGCAAACGCTTGTGAATGAACAGAAAGATGCGCTTGGATCAGGTGCAGTTCTGATCATTTCGGACAATGACGGCAAGGTCGCCGTGGCCGCAGGGGTGACGCCGGATATGACTGACCGTGTGTCGGCGGTTGACCTTGTGAAAGCGGCTGTGCCTGCACTTGGCGGCAAGGGTGGCGGTGGTCGCCCAGAACTGGCGCAGGGCGGGGGGCTGGACTTCTCGGGTGCCGCAGCCGCTGTGGCCGCAGCCGAAGCTGCCATCGCGGGCTGA
- the recA gene encoding recombinase RecA, translated as MATADIFDMKRDGDKQKALDSALAQIERQFGKGSIMKLGSDNPVAEIASTSTGSLGLDIALGIGGLPKGRIVEIYGPESSGKTTLTLHCVAEEQKKGGVCAFVDAEHALDPQYAKKLGVDLDELLISQPDTGEQALEIVDTLVRSGAVSMVVVDSVAALTPRSELEGDMGDSNVGVQARLMSQAMRKLTGSISRSKCTVIFINQIRMKIGVMFGSPETTSGGNALKFYSSVRLDIRRIGAIKDRDEVVGNATRVKVVKNKVAPPFKQVEFDIMYGEGISKMGELLDLGVKAGVVEKSGAWFSYGDERIGQGRENAKTYLRENNRTALEIEDKIRAAHGLDFDMPEAEKDDDDDGLLEA; from the coding sequence ATGGCAACGGCGGATATCTTTGATATGAAACGTGACGGTGACAAACAGAAGGCGCTCGACAGCGCGCTGGCGCAGATCGAACGACAATTTGGCAAAGGGTCGATCATGAAGCTGGGGTCGGACAATCCCGTCGCCGAGATCGCTTCAACCTCGACCGGATCGCTGGGGCTGGATATTGCGCTGGGGATCGGCGGGCTGCCAAAAGGCCGCATTGTCGAGATTTACGGCCCCGAAAGCTCGGGCAAGACCACGTTGACGCTCCATTGTGTCGCCGAGGAACAGAAAAAAGGTGGTGTGTGTGCCTTCGTGGATGCCGAGCACGCTCTGGACCCGCAATATGCCAAGAAACTTGGCGTTGATCTGGATGAACTGCTGATCAGCCAACCCGATACGGGCGAACAGGCGCTTGAGATTGTCGACACGCTTGTGCGGTCGGGCGCGGTGAGCATGGTGGTCGTCGATTCGGTCGCCGCGCTGACGCCCCGGTCCGAATTGGAAGGCGATATGGGCGACAGCAATGTCGGCGTGCAAGCCCGGTTGATGAGCCAGGCGATGCGCAAACTGACCGGCTCGATCTCGCGTTCGAAATGCACAGTGATCTTCATAAACCAGATCCGCATGAAGATCGGTGTCATGTTCGGCAGCCCGGAAACCACATCGGGCGGCAACGCACTGAAATTCTACAGCTCGGTTCGGCTGGACATCCGCCGGATCGGCGCGATCAAGGACCGGGACGAGGTGGTCGGCAACGCAACCCGCGTCAAGGTCGTCAAGAACAAGGTGGCCCCGCCGTTCAAGCAGGTTGAATTCGACATCATGTATGGCGAAGGCATCTCGAAAATGGGCGAGCTTCTTGATCTTGGGGTGAAAGCTGGCGTGGTCGAGAAGTCCGGCGCCTGGTTCAGCTATGGTGACGAACGGATCGGTCAGGGGCGGGAAAACGCCAAGACCTATCTGCGCGAAAACAACCGCACCGCGCTTGAGATCGAAGACAAGATCCGCGCCGCCCACGGGTTGGATTTCGACATGCCGGAAGCGGAAAAAGATGATGACGACGACGGGCTTTTGGAAGCGTGA